One region of Jatrophihabitans cynanchi genomic DNA includes:
- a CDS encoding CaiB/BaiF CoA transferase family protein produces the protein MAGPLHGVRVLELPAIGPVPLLGMLLADLGADVIRVDKLAGDGMFDALPAGPLGRGRRSIGLDLRKPGGPEVVLRLIEGCDALIEGFRPGVAERLGIGPDEALARNPRLVYGRMTGWGQHGPLAATAGHDITYLAITGLLHGIGPKDSPPVPPVNYVADFGGGSMFLATGVLAALLHARATGEGQVVDAAMTEGAAYLGSMTRTLFASGGWTDQRGANLLDGGAPNYRCYECADGRYVAVGALEPRFWTALLGGLGLDPDTTPSAYDPARWDACAAVLASAFATRTRDEWAAVFEPLDACVAPVLTLAEAPQHRHNAARGSYVQVGTATMPGPAPRFSATPGGATGLTEVAAATDELLAAAGFTTQQVAQLRESGAIAGTD, from the coding sequence ATGGCGGGGCCACTGCACGGCGTGCGGGTGCTGGAGCTGCCCGCGATCGGGCCGGTGCCGCTGCTCGGAATGCTGCTCGCCGACCTGGGTGCCGACGTGATCCGCGTCGACAAGCTCGCCGGGGACGGCATGTTCGACGCGCTGCCCGCCGGTCCGCTCGGACGCGGCCGCCGCTCGATCGGCCTCGACCTGCGCAAGCCCGGCGGGCCCGAGGTGGTGCTGCGGCTGATCGAGGGCTGCGACGCGCTGATCGAGGGGTTCCGTCCGGGCGTCGCCGAACGGCTGGGTATCGGGCCGGACGAGGCGCTGGCCCGCAACCCGCGGCTGGTCTACGGCCGGATGACCGGCTGGGGGCAGCACGGCCCGCTGGCCGCCACCGCCGGGCACGACATCACCTACCTGGCGATCACCGGCCTGTTGCACGGCATCGGCCCCAAGGACAGCCCGCCGGTGCCGCCGGTCAACTACGTGGCCGACTTCGGCGGCGGCTCGATGTTCCTCGCGACCGGCGTGCTGGCCGCCCTGCTGCACGCCCGCGCCACCGGTGAGGGGCAGGTCGTGGACGCCGCGATGACCGAGGGCGCCGCCTATCTGGGCTCGATGACCCGTACCCTGTTCGCCAGTGGTGGCTGGACCGACCAGCGGGGCGCGAACCTGCTCGACGGCGGCGCCCCGAACTACCGCTGCTACGAGTGCGCCGACGGCAGGTACGTGGCCGTCGGCGCCCTGGAACCCCGGTTCTGGACGGCGCTGCTGGGCGGCCTCGGGCTGGACCCGGACACCACGCCGTCGGCGTACGACCCCGCCCGGTGGGACGCCTGCGCGGCGGTGCTGGCCAGTGCCTTCGCGACCCGCACGCGCGATGAGTGGGCAGCCGTGTTCGAGCCGCTGGACGCGTGCGTCGCGCCGGTGCTGACGCTGGCCGAGGCACCACAACACCGGCACAACGCCGCGCGTGGCAGCTACGTACAGGTGGGCACGGCGACGATGCCCGGGCCGGCGCCGCGCTTCTCGGCGACGCCGGGCGGGGCGACCGGTTTAACCGAGGTCGCGGCGGCCACCGACGAACTGCTCGCCGCCGCCGGCTTCACCACCCAGCAGGTCGCGCAGCTTCGCGAATCGGGCGCCATCGCCGGAACTGACTAG
- a CDS encoding NAD-dependent epimerase/dehydratase family protein, with translation MMRVLVAGATGAVGRQLVPLLAGAGHEVVGTSRNERRFAELTALGAKPLALDVLDRDAVRRAVAQVQPDAIVHQATALSELGNNFRNFDRLFAGTNLLRTEGTENLLAAGRESGVSRFVAQSFRWVFVDAHGAIRPDPPAAFRESAAALRRLEELVTATPGGVALRYGGFYGPHTSLADGGPQITAIRKRKLPIVGDGGGYWTFLHVHDAATATIAALTKGAGVYVVIDDEPARTRDWLPYLADLLGAKPPRHVPAWVGRLAAGEGATFMMTSAPSASNERAKRELGWAPRYATWRDGFRAELAGLSGRASAAGG, from the coding sequence ATGATGCGAGTACTGGTCGCGGGAGCCACCGGAGCCGTAGGACGCCAGCTCGTCCCGCTGCTCGCCGGCGCCGGGCACGAGGTCGTCGGTACCAGCCGCAACGAGCGCAGATTCGCCGAGCTCACCGCGCTCGGCGCCAAGCCGCTCGCGCTGGACGTGCTGGACCGCGACGCCGTGCGTCGCGCCGTCGCGCAGGTGCAGCCGGACGCCATCGTGCACCAGGCCACCGCACTGTCGGAGCTCGGCAACAACTTCCGCAACTTCGACAGGCTGTTCGCCGGAACGAACCTGCTGCGCACGGAGGGCACCGAGAACCTGCTGGCGGCGGGGCGCGAGTCAGGTGTCTCCCGCTTCGTGGCACAGAGCTTCCGCTGGGTGTTCGTCGACGCGCACGGGGCGATCCGGCCGGACCCGCCCGCGGCGTTCCGCGAGTCGGCGGCGGCGCTACGGCGGCTCGAAGAGCTGGTCACCGCGACGCCCGGCGGCGTCGCACTACGCTACGGCGGCTTCTACGGCCCGCATACCTCACTGGCGGACGGGGGCCCGCAGATCACCGCGATCCGCAAGCGGAAGCTGCCGATCGTCGGCGACGGCGGCGGGTACTGGACGTTCCTGCACGTGCACGACGCGGCGACCGCAACCATCGCGGCGCTGACGAAGGGCGCCGGCGTGTACGTCGTGATCGACGACGAGCCGGCGCGCACCAGGGACTGGCTGCCCTACCTGGCCGACCTGCTCGGCGCGAAGCCGCCGCGGCACGTGCCGGCCTGGGTGGGGCGGCTGGCCGCGGGCGAGGGCGCGACGTTCATGATGACGTCGGCGCCGTCGGCGTCCAACGAGCGGGCCAAGCGCGAACTGGGCTGGGCGCCGCGGTACGCCACCTGGCGCGACGGGTTCCGCGCCGAGTTGGCCGGCCTCAGCGGTCGCGCATCGGCCGCTGGCGGGTGA
- a CDS encoding RNA polymerase sigma-70 factor gives MSQSTAALYAELRPLLFSIAYRMLGAVTEAEDVVQDSFVRFQHALQDGTVIQNPKAYLTTTATRLSLDTLTSARRNRESYLGEWLPEPLLASDELGPAGQAELSDSLSMAFLIVLESLNPIERAVFLLRDVFGYPYEEVAEFVDRSPENCRQILVRARAKVQQDRPRFDASPERRAALAESFFAACRRGDLAALKELLAADVAWHGDGGGKAPATARTIYGADRVLRLLVSLFGQGATLGMVSEPALVNGQPGAVNRTADGQIVSVFALEIADGQVQAVHSVVNPDKLGHLGPVADVRALLAGLRRPRP, from the coding sequence GTGAGCCAGAGCACAGCCGCGCTGTACGCCGAGCTGCGGCCGCTGCTGTTCTCGATCGCCTACCGGATGCTCGGCGCGGTGACCGAGGCCGAGGACGTCGTGCAGGACTCGTTCGTCCGGTTCCAGCATGCGCTGCAGGACGGCACGGTGATCCAGAACCCCAAGGCGTACCTGACCACGACCGCGACCCGGCTCTCGCTGGACACGCTCACGTCGGCGCGGCGCAACCGCGAGTCGTACCTGGGCGAATGGCTGCCCGAGCCGCTGCTCGCATCGGACGAGCTCGGGCCGGCCGGCCAGGCGGAGCTGAGCGACTCGCTGTCGATGGCGTTCCTGATCGTGCTGGAGAGCCTGAACCCGATCGAACGCGCGGTGTTCCTGCTGCGCGACGTGTTCGGCTACCCGTACGAGGAGGTCGCCGAGTTCGTCGACCGCTCGCCGGAGAACTGCCGCCAGATCCTGGTGCGGGCCCGCGCCAAGGTGCAGCAGGACAGGCCCCGTTTCGACGCCTCCCCGGAGCGCCGCGCCGCCCTGGCCGAGAGCTTCTTCGCCGCGTGCCGGCGCGGCGACCTGGCCGCGCTGAAGGAACTGCTCGCGGCCGACGTGGCGTGGCACGGCGACGGTGGCGGCAAGGCGCCGGCCACCGCACGGACGATCTACGGCGCGGACCGCGTACTGCGCCTGCTGGTCAGCCTGTTCGGGCAGGGCGCCACGCTGGGCATGGTGTCCGAGCCCGCCCTGGTCAACGGCCAGCCGGGAGCGGTGAACCGGACCGCAGACGGGCAGATCGTCAGCGTGTTCGCGCTGGAGATCGCCGACGGGCAGGTGCAGGCCGTGCACTCGGTGGTGAACCCCGACAAGCTCGGCCACCTCGGCCCGGTCGCCGATGTGCGGGCGCTGCTGGCCGGCCTGCGCCGACCGCGGCCATGA
- a CDS encoding SDR family oxidoreductase — protein sequence MTTTEPLPPAPPVSLDPAELAVCLKVLAQSEQLPPEHPDAIAIRRATGRIFKQVKRARRDARRDAISAADRAVVAATATGSPQRIDDETEGIALVSSARGASAGTYLRPRPCYVCKQDYTQVDAFYHQLCPDCAALNHGKRDARTDLTGRRALLTGGRAKIGRYLALRLLRDGAHTTITTRFPNDAVRRFTAEPDSADWLHRLRIVGIDLRDPAQVVALADSVAAAGPLDILINNAAQTVRRSPGAYGPLAAAENDPLPDGPLPEILTFDHISDAHPLALAGSLAEHPLPHLPQTLDGAQISRLAVLAGSASLQRHLDSTAIDAGGLVPDRNSVNSWTQRVDEVDALELLEVQLCNTTAPFVLISRLRPALAASPARRTYIVNVSAMEGVFGRGYKGPGHPHTNMAKAALNMLTRTSATELFGDGILMTSVDTGWITDERPHFTKIRLAEEGFHAPLDLTDGAARVYDPIVQGEAGVDLYGCFLKDYRRADW from the coding sequence GTGACGACCACCGAGCCGCTGCCGCCGGCGCCGCCCGTCAGCCTCGACCCGGCCGAGCTCGCGGTGTGCTTGAAGGTGCTCGCGCAGAGCGAGCAGTTGCCACCGGAACACCCCGACGCGATCGCGATCCGGCGGGCCACCGGCCGGATCTTCAAGCAGGTGAAGCGGGCCCGGCGCGATGCCCGCCGCGACGCGATCTCCGCGGCCGACCGTGCCGTGGTGGCGGCGACCGCGACCGGGTCGCCGCAGCGCATCGACGACGAGACCGAGGGCATCGCGCTGGTGTCCAGCGCGCGCGGTGCCAGCGCCGGAACCTACCTGCGGCCGCGCCCCTGCTACGTCTGCAAGCAGGACTACACGCAGGTGGACGCGTTCTACCACCAGCTCTGCCCGGACTGCGCGGCGCTGAACCATGGCAAGCGGGACGCGCGCACCGACCTCACCGGCCGCCGCGCGCTGCTCACCGGCGGCCGCGCCAAGATCGGTAGGTACCTCGCGCTGCGCCTGCTGCGCGACGGCGCGCACACCACGATCACCACCCGGTTCCCGAACGACGCGGTGCGCCGGTTCACCGCCGAGCCGGACAGCGCCGACTGGCTGCACCGGCTGCGCATCGTCGGCATCGACCTGCGCGACCCGGCCCAGGTCGTCGCCCTGGCCGACTCGGTCGCGGCGGCCGGGCCGCTGGACATCCTGATCAACAACGCCGCGCAGACCGTGCGCCGCTCCCCCGGCGCTTACGGGCCGCTCGCGGCGGCCGAGAACGACCCGCTGCCGGACGGGCCGCTGCCCGAGATCCTCACCTTCGACCACATCTCGGACGCCCACCCGCTGGCGCTGGCCGGCTCGCTGGCCGAGCATCCGCTGCCGCACCTGCCGCAGACACTGGACGGCGCGCAGATCTCCCGGCTCGCGGTGCTGGCCGGTTCGGCGTCGTTGCAGCGCCACCTGGACAGCACCGCGATCGACGCCGGCGGCCTCGTCCCGGACCGCAACAGCGTCAACAGCTGGACGCAGCGGGTCGATGAGGTCGACGCGCTGGAGCTGCTCGAGGTGCAGCTGTGCAACACGACCGCCCCGTTCGTGCTGATCAGCCGGTTGCGGCCCGCGCTGGCGGCCAGCCCCGCACGGCGCACGTACATCGTGAACGTCTCGGCGATGGAGGGCGTGTTCGGCCGCGGCTACAAGGGCCCGGGCCACCCGCACACCAACATGGCCAAGGCGGCGCTGAACATGCTCACGCGCACGAGCGCGACCGAGCTTTTCGGCGACGGCATCCTGATGACCTCGGTCGACACCGGCTGGATCACCGACGAGCGGCCGCACTTCACCAAGATCCGGCTTGCCGAGGAGGGCTTCCACGCCCCGCTCGACCTCACCGACGGCGCGGCCCGCGTGTACGACCCGATCGTGCAGGGCGAGGCGGGAGTCGACCTGTACGGCTGCTTCCTGAAGGACTACCGGCGCGCCGACTGGTGA
- a CDS encoding HipA family kinase: MLPAVTALRYVTPLREGGSLPGLMEADDLGTYVVKFTGAGQGPKALVAEVICAELAGALGLPVPRLVTVELDPILAANEPDEEVQDLLRASPGTNLGVDFLPGALDLDVTAFPIDAGFAGRVIWFDALVGNVDRSWRNPNMLFWHREPYLIDHGAALTFHHRWPARASSFGYDAREHALLGCAPDLDAADAALAPRVSTDVLRAAAAQVPDAWLADGAGDPDAARAAYVEELTARLDARDAWLASVHDAVLAHDEAGRIASAARRNRPYWLGGAS; the protein is encoded by the coding sequence GTGCTGCCCGCCGTCACCGCCCTGCGCTACGTCACGCCGCTGCGTGAGGGCGGCTCGCTGCCCGGGCTGATGGAGGCCGACGACCTGGGCACCTACGTCGTCAAGTTCACGGGCGCGGGCCAAGGACCCAAGGCACTGGTCGCCGAGGTGATCTGCGCCGAACTGGCCGGTGCGCTCGGGCTGCCGGTCCCCCGGCTGGTGACGGTCGAACTCGACCCGATCCTCGCGGCCAACGAACCGGACGAGGAGGTGCAGGACCTGCTGCGCGCCAGCCCGGGCACCAACCTCGGGGTCGACTTCCTGCCCGGTGCGCTCGACCTGGACGTCACCGCTTTCCCGATCGACGCGGGGTTCGCCGGCCGGGTGATCTGGTTCGACGCGCTCGTGGGCAACGTCGATCGCTCGTGGCGCAACCCGAACATGCTGTTCTGGCATCGCGAGCCGTACCTGATCGACCACGGCGCCGCGCTGACGTTCCACCACCGCTGGCCGGCGCGCGCGAGCTCGTTCGGCTACGACGCCCGCGAGCACGCGCTGCTCGGCTGCGCGCCCGATCTGGACGCCGCGGACGCCGCCCTGGCGCCGCGCGTCAGCACGGACGTGCTGCGTGCCGCGGCCGCGCAGGTTCCGGACGCCTGGCTGGCCGATGGGGCCGGTGATCCGGATGCGGCGCGCGCCGCGTACGTCGAGGAGCTCACGGCACGGCTGGACGCGCGGGACGCCTGGCTGGCGTCGGTGCACGACGCGGTGCTAGCGCACGACGAGGCCGGGCGGATCGCCTCGGCCGCCCGGCGCAACCGGCCGTACTGGCTCGGTGGTGCCTCGTGA
- a CDS encoding IS110 family RNA-guided transposase produces the protein MKSASTTPNSTLPDEPPNGLTGGLDWSRDDHAVSVVSDRGRELVRHTVQHTADGLRELVAVLIDAGCHEVAIERPDGPVVDALLAAGLTVVVINPNKVKNLRGRYGSAGNKDDRFDAFVLADTLRTDRARLRPLIPDTPPTVALRRAVRARRDLVANRVGTANQLRDHLKRVFPGAVGLFADLDSAISLAFLTRFTTQQQADWLTPIRLGTWLAKQGYSGKVDPAVLHARLLTAPRGPIGTEADAHAAITRGYVAVLTVLLEQIKALSTEIETQLASHADAHIFTSLPRAGKVRAARLLAEIGDCRARFPTRESLASLAGVTPSTRQSGKSHVVAFRWARDKQLRDAVTDFAGDTRRANPWAADLYNRARTRGHDHPHAVRILARAWLNIIWHCWQTHQAYDPEQHLALQRILKQDQLEAA, from the coding sequence GTGAAGTCTGCCAGCACCACCCCGAACAGCACACTGCCCGACGAGCCGCCCAACGGTCTTACCGGCGGGTTGGATTGGTCGCGTGATGACCATGCCGTCTCGGTCGTTAGCGACCGCGGCCGCGAACTCGTCCGGCACACCGTCCAGCACACCGCCGACGGGTTGCGCGAGCTGGTCGCCGTCCTCATCGACGCCGGCTGTCACGAGGTCGCGATCGAACGCCCGGACGGGCCGGTAGTCGACGCGCTGCTCGCCGCTGGCCTGACCGTCGTGGTGATCAACCCGAACAAGGTCAAGAACCTGCGCGGTCGGTACGGCTCGGCCGGCAACAAGGACGACCGGTTCGACGCGTTCGTGCTGGCCGACACGCTGCGCACCGACCGAGCCCGGCTGCGACCTCTTATCCCCGACACTCCGCCCACCGTCGCGCTGCGCCGCGCCGTCCGCGCCCGTCGCGACCTGGTCGCCAACCGCGTCGGCACCGCGAACCAGCTGCGGGACCACCTCAAGCGAGTTTTCCCTGGCGCGGTCGGCCTGTTCGCCGATCTCGACAGTGCGATCAGCCTCGCCTTCCTGACCCGCTTCACCACTCAGCAGCAGGCCGACTGGCTCACCCCGATCCGCCTCGGAACCTGGCTGGCCAAGCAGGGTTACTCCGGCAAGGTCGATCCGGCGGTGTTGCACGCCCGCCTGCTCACCGCCCCGCGCGGCCCCATCGGCACCGAGGCCGACGCCCACGCTGCGATCACCCGCGGCTACGTCGCTGTGCTGACCGTGCTGCTCGAACAGATCAAAGCCCTCAGTACCGAGATCGAGACCCAGCTCGCCTCGCACGCTGACGCGCACATCTTCACCAGCTTGCCCCGCGCCGGAAAAGTCCGAGCCGCCCGGCTGCTCGCCGAGATCGGCGACTGCCGCGCCCGCTTCCCCACCCGAGAATCGCTGGCCAGCCTGGCCGGCGTCACACCCTCGACCCGACAATCGGGCAAGAGCCACGTCGTCGCGTTCCGCTGGGCCCGCGACAAACAACTGCGCGACGCCGTCACCGACTTCGCCGGCGACACCCGCCGCGCCAACCCCTGGGCTGCTGACCTCTACAACCGTGCCCGAACCCGCGGCCACGACCACCCCCACGCCGTCCGCATCCTCGCCCGCGCCTGGCTCAACATCATCTGGCACTGCTGGCAGACCCACCAGGCCTACGACCCCGAACAACACCTCGCGCTCCAACGCATCCTCAAGCAAGATCAACTCGAGGCGGCTTGA
- a CDS encoding DUF3037 domain-containing protein, protein MSELVPFEYAVLRVVPRVERGEAINAGVLVYCRDRDFLGARVGLDAARLRALDPAADVEAVRAALDAAADTCGTGGPGPAAAEQIGRRFRWLTAPRSTVVQPGPVHTGLTADPAAELDRLLALLVAPPGPPAPTR, encoded by the coding sequence GTGAGCGAGCTGGTCCCGTTCGAGTACGCGGTGCTGCGCGTGGTGCCGCGGGTCGAGCGCGGCGAGGCCATCAACGCCGGGGTGCTCGTGTACTGCCGCGATCGCGACTTCCTCGGCGCGCGGGTCGGCCTGGACGCCGCCCGGCTGCGCGCGCTGGACCCGGCGGCCGATGTCGAGGCCGTCCGTGCCGCGCTGGACGCCGCCGCGGACACCTGCGGTACGGGCGGCCCCGGGCCGGCCGCGGCCGAGCAGATCGGCCGCCGGTTCCGCTGGCTCACCGCGCCGCGCAGCACGGTCGTGCAGCCCGGTCCGGTGCACACCGGCCTGACCGCCGACCCGGCGGCCGAACTGGACCGGCTACTGGCCCTGCTCGTCGCGCCGCCCGGCCCGCCGGCACCGACCCGCTAG
- a CDS encoding PASTA domain-containing protein: protein MTDHQWADGRRAWDRLAGWHRDRPAAGSHADDGAGALDALGDVGLVRRLLDQAELGAVRAARRHGRSWAEIATRLSVTRQSAWERWRDLDDAPTAAQQETAAQQETAAKQETAAKQEAVAGASSELTARAARQSRRRSTVRVPNVIGMSCDDACAALRDAGLAAAGWDADGVPMGANGWPRGAVTDQSPESGAKVPAGAAVRLWIDSGGGSAGVREPRRP from the coding sequence ATGACGGACCATCAGTGGGCGGACGGACGGCGGGCCTGGGACCGGCTGGCCGGATGGCATCGGGACCGGCCCGCGGCCGGCTCGCATGCCGACGACGGCGCGGGTGCGCTGGACGCGCTCGGTGACGTCGGCCTGGTGCGCCGGCTGCTCGATCAGGCCGAGCTGGGCGCGGTGCGGGCCGCGCGCAGGCACGGTCGGTCGTGGGCCGAGATCGCCACCAGGCTGAGCGTGACCAGGCAGTCGGCCTGGGAGCGCTGGCGCGATCTGGACGATGCCCCGACCGCAGCGCAGCAGGAGACAGCCGCGCAGCAGGAGACCGCAGCGAAGCAGGAGACCGCAGCGAAGCAGGAGGCAGTTGCCGGCGCGAGCAGTGAACTCACCGCGCGAGCCGCGCGTCAGTCCCGCCGCCGCTCGACGGTGCGGGTGCCGAACGTGATCGGGATGTCCTGCGACGACGCGTGCGCCGCGCTGCGCGACGCCGGGCTGGCCGCGGCCGGCTGGGACGCGGACGGCGTGCCGATGGGGGCGAACGGCTGGCCGCGCGGCGCCGTCACGGACCAGAGCCCGGAGTCCGGCGCCAAGGTTCCCGCCGGCGCCGCGGTGCGGTTGTGGATCGACAGCGGCGGTGGTTCGGCCGGGGTGCGCGAGCCGCGCCGTCCGTAG
- a CDS encoding D-alanine--D-alanine ligase family protein translates to MGRIRVAVVYGGRSSEHGISVVSAGSVIAALDPDRYEVVPIGITPAGGWVLTEGEPAAMRIIDRQVPEVDKGTAVALPGDPTSAGLVVLDPGAGPQVLAGVDVVFPVLHGRFGEDGTIQGLLELAGVPYVGPGVFASAAAMDKEFTKKLLRAEGLDVGEFVVLRRGDDVAAAGLRHLGLPVFVKPARAGSSVGISKVDAWADLPDAVEFAFAHDSKVLVEAAVSGREIECGVLEDAAGRPDASLPAEIRLVRGHDWYDFEAKYLDDACEFDIPPDLPAEAIARVQHAACRAFTALDCAGLARVDFFLTGGREVIVNEVNTMPGFTPISMFPRMWAASGVDYPALVDRLIAAALRRGAA, encoded by the coding sequence GTGGGACGCATCCGGGTGGCCGTCGTCTACGGCGGGCGTAGCAGCGAGCACGGGATCTCGGTCGTCTCCGCGGGCAGCGTGATCGCGGCCCTGGACCCGGACCGCTACGAGGTGGTGCCGATCGGCATCACGCCGGCCGGCGGCTGGGTGCTCACCGAGGGCGAGCCGGCGGCCATGCGCATCATCGACCGGCAGGTGCCGGAGGTGGACAAGGGCACCGCCGTCGCGCTGCCCGGTGACCCGACCTCGGCCGGGCTGGTGGTACTCGATCCGGGCGCGGGACCGCAGGTGCTGGCCGGCGTGGACGTCGTCTTCCCCGTGCTGCACGGGCGGTTCGGCGAGGACGGCACGATCCAGGGGCTGCTGGAGCTGGCCGGCGTGCCGTACGTCGGACCCGGGGTGTTCGCCAGCGCGGCCGCGATGGACAAGGAGTTCACCAAGAAGCTGCTGCGGGCCGAGGGGCTGGACGTCGGCGAGTTCGTGGTGCTGCGCCGCGGTGACGACGTCGCGGCCGCCGGCCTGCGGCACCTCGGGTTGCCGGTGTTCGTCAAGCCCGCACGCGCCGGCTCCAGCGTCGGCATCAGCAAGGTGGACGCGTGGGCCGACCTGCCGGACGCGGTCGAGTTCGCCTTCGCGCACGACAGCAAGGTGCTCGTCGAGGCGGCGGTGAGCGGGCGCGAGATCGAGTGCGGCGTGCTCGAGGACGCGGCCGGGCGGCCGGATGCGAGCCTGCCTGCCGAGATCCGCCTGGTGCGCGGGCACGACTGGTACGACTTCGAGGCCAAGTACCTCGATGACGCCTGCGAGTTCGACATCCCGCCGGACCTGCCCGCCGAGGCGATCGCGCGGGTGCAGCACGCCGCCTGCCGCGCGTTCACCGCGCTGGACTGCGCCGGCCTGGCCCGGGTGGATTTCTTCCTCACCGGCGGCCGCGAGGTGATCGTGAACGAGGTGAACACGATGCCGGGGTTCACCCCGATCTCGATGTTCCCCCGGATGTGGGCCGCCAGCGGCGTCGACTACCCGGCCCTCGTCGACCGGCTGATCGCGGCCGCCCTGCGGCGCGGCGCGGCCTGA
- a CDS encoding NAD(P)H-dependent glycerol-3-phosphate dehydrogenase — translation MRAAVLGSGNWGTAFAKVLVDAGHEVTLWARRPELAEVIARTHTNPDYLPGIALPPQLSATHDAAAALAGAELVAIAIPAQTLRENLVGWAPLLPPTATLVSLMKGVELGTAKRMSEVIAEVTGAAPERIAVLSGPNLALEIAREQPTATVVACTDLDRAVAIQRALTAPYFRPYTNADVVGCELGGAVKNVIALAVGIAHGMGYGDNTAASLITRGLAETSRLGTALGADPLTFAGLAGLGDLVATCSSPLSRNRAFGTRLGGGESLQQAQEATHGQVAEGAKSCRSVLELAQRHGVDVPITQAVEAVCFRGLTPQAMLERFMSRSVKSEV, via the coding sequence ATGAGGGCCGCGGTCCTCGGGTCCGGCAACTGGGGCACCGCGTTCGCGAAGGTACTGGTCGACGCCGGCCACGAGGTCACCCTGTGGGCGCGCCGCCCCGAGCTGGCGGAGGTGATCGCCCGGACCCACACGAACCCGGACTACCTTCCGGGCATCGCGCTGCCGCCGCAGCTCTCGGCCACCCATGACGCCGCGGCCGCGCTGGCCGGTGCCGAACTCGTGGCGATCGCCATCCCGGCCCAGACGCTGCGCGAGAACCTGGTCGGCTGGGCACCGCTGCTGCCGCCGACCGCGACGCTGGTCAGCCTGATGAAGGGCGTCGAGCTCGGTACCGCGAAGCGGATGAGCGAGGTGATCGCCGAGGTCACCGGCGCCGCGCCCGAACGCATCGCCGTGCTGTCCGGGCCGAACCTGGCCCTGGAGATCGCGCGCGAGCAGCCGACGGCGACCGTGGTCGCGTGCACCGACCTGGACCGGGCTGTCGCGATCCAGCGGGCACTGACGGCGCCGTACTTCCGGCCCTACACCAACGCCGACGTCGTCGGGTGCGAACTCGGCGGGGCGGTGAAGAACGTGATCGCGCTGGCCGTCGGCATCGCGCACGGCATGGGGTACGGCGACAACACCGCCGCCTCGCTGATCACCCGCGGGCTGGCCGAGACGTCGCGGCTGGGGACCGCGCTCGGCGCCGACCCGCTCACCTTCGCCGGCCTGGCCGGGCTGGGGGACCTGGTCGCCACCTGCTCCTCGCCGCTGTCGCGCAACCGCGCGTTCGGTACCCGCCTCGGTGGCGGCGAGAGCCTGCAGCAGGCTCAGGAGGCGACGCACGGCCAGGTCGCCGAGGGGGCCAAGTCGTGCCGTTCGGTGCTCGAGCTCGCTCAGCGCCACGGCGTCGACGTGCCGATCACCCAGGCCGTCGAGGCGGTCTGCTTCCGTGGCCTGACGCCGCAGGCGATGCTGGAGCGGTTCATGTCGCGCTCGGTCAAGAGCGAGGTATGA
- a CDS encoding lysophospholipid acyltransferase family protein, giving the protein MTRKLRRPGYGERVGWAWGIVIAVLYVPFSTLVKIRYRNLEKLPQTGPAIVVVNHVSHVDPFLVAKMVLDGARRPRFLAKDTIFAVPVVGAAMRAMGHIPVKRGSVDARESLAAAVQSLAAGGVIVLHPEGTVTRDPDGWPMTGKTGAARLWTLSPDVPVVPIAQWGVQQQIDLYRKKVKLVPRPRHVLSIGDPIDLSAFRDRAPNAAALHEITEVIMRRLRQDVAELRGVPAPEGKLFRWSRATRKGAG; this is encoded by the coding sequence ATGACGCGCAAGCTGCGCCGTCCCGGGTACGGGGAGCGGGTCGGCTGGGCCTGGGGCATCGTCATTGCGGTGCTGTACGTGCCGTTCTCGACGCTGGTCAAGATCCGCTATCGCAACCTGGAGAAGCTGCCGCAGACCGGCCCGGCGATCGTGGTGGTGAACCACGTCTCGCACGTCGACCCGTTCCTCGTCGCCAAGATGGTGCTGGACGGGGCGCGGCGGCCGCGGTTCCTGGCCAAGGACACGATCTTCGCGGTCCCCGTGGTCGGCGCGGCGATGCGGGCGATGGGGCACATCCCGGTCAAGCGCGGCTCGGTGGACGCCCGCGAGTCGCTGGCCGCGGCGGTGCAGTCGCTGGCCGCCGGAGGCGTGATCGTGCTGCACCCGGAGGGCACGGTCACCCGCGACCCGGACGGCTGGCCGATGACCGGCAAGACCGGTGCCGCGCGGCTCTGGACGCTCAGCCCGGACGTGCCGGTCGTGCCGATCGCCCAATGGGGCGTGCAGCAGCAGATCGACCTGTACCGCAAAAAGGTCAAGCTCGTCCCGCGGCCCCGGCACGTGCTCTCGATCGGCGACCCGATCGACCTGTCGGCCTTCCGTGACCGCGCTCCGAACGCCGCCGCGCTGCACGAGATCACCGAGGTGATCATGCGGCGGCTGCGGCAGGACGTCGCCGAGCTGCGCGGCGTCCCCGCGCCCGAGGGCAAGCTGTTCCGCTGGAGCCGCGCGACCCGGAAGGGGGCCGGATGA